The segment CACGCCTTGAGGGCCGGCCTTGGAAGCAGCAGAACCGGTCAGGTCCACACCGGACACACCGCTTTGGCCGCTGCCATTCGCGCCAGCACCTTGGCTAGTCAGCGAGCCATCGACAGGCTTGTCATCGAGCTTGACACCGGAGCTGCAGCCAGCAACCAGAGCAGTAACAGCCAAAGCCAAAGAAAGACGTTTGATAGTCAACATGAGATTTCTCCGAACAGTCCAAATAGGACTACATCACTAATAAAAGGGAACGAAAACTTAGATTTATTGCTTTTGGAACGGGCCCCAATCGGGCTCACGAATGTCTCCACCCGATCCGGCCAGACGCGCTTTGATCTTGCCGTCTAACGTCGTCGTCATGAGTGCCTCGCGTCCAGCTTGAATGGTGGCGTAAACAATCAAGCGACTATTAGGGGCAAAGCTTGGGCTTTCGTCGGCATTGGTGTCCGTGATGGAGTTTGCAGTACCCGTTGCCAAGTCCATGACTTGCAGCTTGAAGCCGCCGCCGACACGAGAGACGTAAGCCAGCCATTTGCCATCAGGGCTGATGGCTGGCGAGATGTTGTAGGTGCCTGTAAAAGTGACGCGTTCAGCGCTACCGCCAGAAGCTGAAACCTTGTAAACCTGCGGCGCGCCACCACGATCACTGACGAAGTAAATGGTTCGGCCATCACTTGAAAAGCATGGCTCGGTATCAATACCGCTGCTTTGCATCAAACGGCGAGGCTCGCCGCCCTGAGCGCTGAGCAGATACAACTGGGAGCCACCATCACGGCTGAGCGTTACCGCCAAGCGGCTGCCGTCTGGCGACCACGCTGGCGCACTATTGGAGCCGCGGAAGTTGGCCAGCAAACGGCGATGGCCGCTGGCCACGTCATGCACATAGACCACGGGCTTGCGCGCTTCAAACGACACATAAGCCAGTTGCGTGCCGTTGGGCGCCCATGCGGGCGAGATGATAGGTTCCGGGCTAGACAGCGCAGACTGAGAGTTCTCACCGTCCGCATCCGCAATCCACAAACGGTAATGCGCGCCAGACTTGGTGACGTAAGCGATGCGGGTGGA is part of the Comamonas sp. Y33R10-2 genome and harbors:
- the tolB gene encoding Tol-Pal system beta propeller repeat protein TolB, yielding MTIDRLPSLKTWAVSPRASRRTMLAALAASPAIPALAQFRVEVTGVGLTQLPIAIAPFKGEGSAPQKISAIIQADLERSGQFRGVDASGVALDESSRPDVAQWRQKGADSLANGSVTRTSDGRWDVRFRLWDVVKGADLGGQGFAVTTGDLRLVAHRIADYIYEKLTGEKGIFSTRIAYVTKSGAHYRLWIADADGENSQSALSSPEPIISPAWAPNGTQLAYVSFEARKPVVYVHDVASGHRRLLANFRGSNSAPAWSPDGSRLAVTLSRDGGSQLYLLSAQGGEPRRLMQSSGIDTEPCFSSDGRTIYFVSDRGGAPQVYKVSASGGSAERVTFTGTYNISPAISPDGKWLAYVSRVGGGFKLQVMDLATGTANSITDTNADESPSFAPNSRLIVYATIQAGREALMTTTLDGKIKARLAGSGGDIREPDWGPFQKQ